The window acactgttggtgggaaggtaaattgatacagccactatggaaaacagtatggaggttccttaaaaaattaaaaatagagttaccatatgatccagcaatcacacccctgggcatatatccagagaaaactaaaatttgaaaagatacatgcaccccaatgttcattacagtgctgtttacaatagccaagacatggaaacaacctaaatgtccatatacagatgactggataaagaagaggaagtacatatatatatatatatatatatacacacacatatatatatatatacacacacaatgaaatattactcagccataggaaagaatgaaataatgccatttgcagcaacatggatggacctagagatcgttgtactaagtgaagtaagtcagacagagaaagacaaataccatgtatcacttacatgtggaatcttaaaaaaaaaagatacaaatgaacttacttacaaaacggaaatagacccacagacatagaggacagacttgtggctgccaacgGGGAAAGGAGTTGGGGAggaatgaattgggaggttgggattaacatatgtgcactactgtatataaagtgGATCagcaacgaggacctactgtatagcacggggaaccatactcaatattctgtggtgacctatagggaaaagaatcggaaaaataacatatatatatatatatatatatatatatatatatatctgaatcactgtgttgtatacctgaaactaatacaacattgtaaatcaactatacttcaataaaaaaaaaattctatactaCTTTTTTATTACACGTAGATAGGGATGTTTTGGTCATTTGATTTTAAAGGAGCAGTACCCTAGCATGTATATAATTACATCTTGCCTTTTCTCATTTAATGATACACCATGGAAACCacacctcatttttttaaatggtggcaTCAAAGGCTGTGGCTTGGATGTACAATTCATCCTGGCTCCTTGCCCTTTAACCTTTGTTTCTTCTCCACCACTTACTCACAGGTTTTAGTACCACAGGACATGTTAATAACCTCTGGCCTGGAAGCCGTTCCTATACTGCTATGGCTGCAGCACATAGTAATTTAATTGTCAAGAAGTGACTGCAAACTCTATAAACACAAAATTTCAAACCTGAACTAAAGTAGGTTCAACTCAACGTCCCCTCAGCCAGATCCCCCAAATGCTCTTGGCCACCTCAACGCCACTGCACATGAGGGAAGTGCAAAGGAGGGAAATTAGAGACGGATGAGACAGGAGCCTCACCGACTGTTAAGGCATCTAATTTCTGCCAAATTTTCAAAACGTGAAACACGTTGCTAGGGCTCTTCTCAGGGTCTTGGAAGGGCCCCAAATAAGTGAAGTGTCCTGAAACACTAACTTCATGCAAACCGGGTTTGCTGATACTGTGTTGAGCATCTAAAAAAGGCCCTACGATTTCATTACCagctatttctttcttaaaaaaaaaattttttttaattgaagtatagttgatttacaatgttgtgttagtttctggtgtacagcaaagtgattcagatatacatacatatattctttttcatattcttttccattatggtttattacaggatattgaatatagttccctgtgtcatTATCAGCTATTTCTGATAACCTTTGCCAACGAGACTCAACCCCAAAGAgtctattttaaatatgcttaCGTACGTAATTAAGCACAGAATACTTACAAATGGAGTACATTTCCAGTTGCTGTCTTAACCGAATTTTGCTTATTGTGTCATAAAAGTTGGGCTCTGACACAGTGTCTGTTGGAGGTGGCACACTGAATATCCTCAtaattctccttttatttctaaaacacaaaaccaatGCAGAAAAGAGATTTGTATTCATAGTTGTAGGACTGTAACATTCACACGATCGTAGTAACCAGAAGCTGCATTAAAAGGACGTAAGTGGCCCTGAGTCCATCTTCTATTTTGTCCCCGTGAGATGCTTCCTGGGCTCAAGTATTCTTTCTTTCACTAGAAGTATGAAGCTGTACATGTACAGTCACAGggttataagaaagaaaaggcagtagCTGAACATGCCCACTTCATACAACAAAGCGTTTCCCCTCAATCCCCACAAAAAAAGCCCTGTTGTATGGAAAAATGCTCAGACAAAAAACGTATGAttatttttcccctccctctcatGTCACGCAAATAAAACTAAGTTATTGCGGGcagagaataaacaaaatgtgagcagaccttaattttgaaaaacaatgaataaacgATTTCTTAAATAGAGTAGCATGGCCTTAGTGGGGTCATATAGTTAAAATTAACAACAGCCTGTCTCTGCCTTTAAAAcattggggtggggaggagacgGTGGCTATTTTTAGGGGAAGGCTGTTACCTGCCAGCGGCTCCCCCATGCTCTGTGGAGGCCTCCTCTcgcctgccccccccaccccccccccggccccgctCCCCCGAGAGTCCAGGCGGCCAGCTGGCCAGCAGCTCAGGGGTCTCAGGGTCGGGAAGGGCGAGCCTGCAGGTCCCGTGGCAAGTGTGGGTCTGAACTGTTCCCCGGGCGGAGCATCAATTATTCTTGGTTGACTAATTATCCTTAACTGTCTAATGCCTTTGACCTTGGTAGAGGACGCCACCGAGCACATGGCTACGGGCAGCAGCAGCTCAATCCAACTACTGCTGTTTTTCCTCTTCAAAGCACGCCCCTCACCGTGCATTTGTTTTTAACTGTACTTGAAGGAAAGGAGCCAGGGAGTGTGGAAAAGAACAGCTGAATTACGCTACAGCATCTGGAATCAcagcaagaaatatttattgaggatttacACCATGTGGCACATCAGGGACACAAAGGTTAAATAAAAGTCCTTGTTCTCAGGGCACTGAGTTTTGGGGGACGGACAGACAAGTAATTGGATCATACCAATATTATGCACAAGAAACAGAAGGGAAGGCTTGAAATTTGCGAAGACAGAATTGCTGAACACATAGGAGTTAGAGTTTGTGCATTTCAGGGACATTGGCCCAAAATATGTGCTCATCCAAGGGTGACAGTGAAGCTGGctgaatgagaaaactgagctatATCAGAAATGATAGAATAGGAGTATAGAGCATCTGGTCTGGGTGCCAAGAGCTGCACTTAAATCCCCATCTCTCAGAGCAACTGGGTTTTCCAAGCCAAATCCTGGTGTCCGGTAATGTGAGGGCTGACCCGACTAGACAGTGATTTCATAGCAGGAACAAAAATGCtgatgaaattatttttgtgcatttaacttagatcaaacaaacaaacctacaaAACTTATAAATGGCTGGGTTCTTATCAACCCTGAGAATCTAAAGCCTTTACCTCTTGGCATACATGAAGAGCCCAAAGCTGACAAGGATCACTACCAGGTACACGTTGGTGGCTTCATTCCAGGCCTCATGAACGCTGTAATCGATAGAGCCCTCGTCGCCCATCACTCCGTAACCGCCAGGCATGGGACTGTAAGGCAGCAAAGAGGGCAGGGTTTCTTTCAGTTAGTGATGGTGTGACGGCTGGACAAGGGCTGGCAAACAGAGGGCCTGCTGGCCAGTTCCAGCCCCCTGCCTGCCTTTGTATGGCCCAGGAGCCAAGAATggttttacatttctaaaaggaTACATTTTAAGCAGAGCATCTTCCATTTTTGCCTCACagccctcaaagcctaaaatgtttaccatCTGGCCCGTTAAGAAAATGTTGGCCAACCCTGGTCTAGATCACTAAGGCATGGAACATATTTTCGCCTATTTCTGACTTTGAAACATCACAGTTCCTACATAAAGGTTCAAACTTgggatttaaaaatcatatttctaaAAGGATATGGGTTGAAATGTCACTGCACAGTTTCCAAACTGTAACTATCACCCAGATGAAAGCAACTGAATACTTAAAACAGAGGTCCACACAAATGGCTGGGATGCTAAGAGAGAAGGACAGCGTTAGACCCGTGACAGCAGTCTGGATGAGATGTGCCAGCCAGGACCGTGCTCTTCCACAGGCCCCTGACACACCTGGAAAACGAAAATGTCTGGAGCTTTATCTAGTTTTGGCCTCCTGGCCCACTGTGGAAGCTATGGGATAAAAAGTTATTTTGCTATTTACACAGCTGTGACTTCTATTCAAGGAAATGCATTCTTTGGACATTCCCACAGAAAATGAATGGTAACAGCAAGTATATCAAGTAGCAAGGGAAAGAGTACTGGTTTCTTATTTGCACTTGGGAAGTTCACTGAATTTTTCCTTAAAGAGAAAGTTCTGCTCTTGTGTTAAATCTAAACTAGGTAAGTCTAAGTAAAATGACCTAATATGTGAAAGAAATTCAGAAGTGTTGTTTTAGATACTCtatcaaaaggagaaaaactgggcttccctggtggcgcagtggttgagagtccgcctgccgatgcaggggacacgggttcgtgtcccggtccgggaagatcccacatgccacggagtggctaggcccgtgagccatggccgctgagcctgcgcatccagagcctgtgctccgcaacgggaaaggccacaacagtgagaggcccgtgtaccgcaaaaaaaaaaaggagaaaaactgaaCAAATGACAGGTGATAACTGTACTGTAGTTTCTACTAAGATAGCCATTTTCTAATACCAAGAAAAAAGGTATCTGGAATGTCCAAGAAATTGTTTTGCAATTTTTTCTAGACACCCTATAACAGTGAAGGCATTGCAGAAATTCCTCCACTGAAATATCTTGCAATCTGTCCTGTGAgcctccaaaaaaaaatttttttttttaaggtaagtgggctccttagttgcctctccagggctccttagttgcggctcaccggccccttagctgtggcatgccaactcttagttgcagcatgcatgtgggatctagttctctgaccagggattaaacccaggccccctgcactgggagcgcagagtcttatccactgtgccaccagggaagtccccaaaatgttCTTTAGTGTAGATTTGGCTCAGTAACTTAATAAGTGTATATTAAGGGCagagtctgttttctttcttacagGTTGCCTCtgcataaaatgaatgaaatttcctTGGGGTCTGCTCCCAGGCCAGGTGGCATGTTGGCCCCATTCTGGCACCTGAAGTCTCTGTCAGACGTTCGCGGACAGACTGTATTAAAGTGAGTATCGTGAATGGCCATTTAACTTACATTCTAGACATTGAGGGCAAGAGTCATTCCTCTGAAACATCTATTGGTGTCTGATGAGCATAAGgattggtcttttaaaaattagacagagaataataaaaacagaacttaAAACTTTATAGATGCAAGATCTAAATATTAAACATACCCAATTCCTACATATTAAAGATTGGctagggatttttgttttttttttaagagagtgGGAGGCGCAGGGGGATTTGGcattattcacagtttcaattcttATTCCTTAAAATTGAACTCCAGAGTTTCTCTGGATGTAACATTATTCATAGTAAGTAATCAGCCTACTTTAGGAATGGAAACTTTTGGAACATCAGAGACTATAATTGTCTTTACAATTTATGGAATCTagcatttttttctagatttccGTTGGtgccaaaacataaaataacgaTGACTGTTTTTGGCCATAAGAGATGACTTCAGAGGTCTGGTTTGAGGTGCTGTGGAAAGGCCGGCACGGCCATGCAGTGAGGGTGGCAGGTTTCAGGATTGGGAGTTACGaacaaattggagaagaaaaggGGAGCAGACTTAACAATGGCTACTGAGACATTTTGCAGGTGCCCTTTATCTGACACACTTTTAAAGTATTTCCTACGTGTTTTCTACCGCCTGACTGGATCTGAGCCAGATGAATTTTTTGCTTTAGTGTTCCACAAAATTCTGTTCATGTGCCACTCAATAAATGGTGTATTCCTACAGAGCTGTCCTCCTCCTCCTACAAATATGCCagcttttcattatattttagagAAGGATTCTGAAATTCTGCTGACCAAGAATGGTGAAATTTTACTGTGAATTACACAACTTGATTGGTACGCAGTGACACTACTGTTCTGGGGACACGCACTTGAGTTACTTTTAGTAGTATGGTTGTGAAAGACTTGCACCGGGGGTAGGCCTTTCGTGCCTGGTCCTCCATCATGACCAATGGCATGCCTTTGTAAGACTGCCAGGAATAAGGAGTGGTCCTGTACAAAGTCACAGTACAGACCACAGCTCCCATGTGGCCTGAACTATGACTGGTCCCCACCCAGCTCGCCACAGTCTAAccaagtgtacacacacacacctgctgaGCGGCTACTGCACACCTCACAGCCTCCCTGTAAGTCTGAAGCACAATGCCCAGGGGCGTTACAGTGGTTTGTTCCTGGCAAGTTAATGGATGTTTCAGCAAGACCACCATGTGCTTGGATTGTCATTCAGGGCTTTTCTGAGAAAACTGCACCTTTCCCACATATTTTTCCTGTAAACTAATGCTTGAGCTATTTCAGTAAGGAGTTGCTAGGATGAGCTGAACATAACTATCCAGAGATAAAGTTGGCAAAATGTGACAACTGGCGCTTGATTTCAGTTTGACAAACTTTTAAGTAGAGAACTAGTACTCTTCTTGGAATCAAGCGgctgtatcatttttaaattattttctgtatttgggGTTCCCGATGCCGTGTCTAGGTGGTTCAGTTTTGAGGATCACTTGTCATCGTGTCCTGAATGGTATCCATTTCGTCTCTCACTTAGAGCTTCGCTATTTTGAAACAAGTTCAGATTGGAGTCACTCACACAGTTCTACGAGCTCCATACAACACAACCCATCGCATCAATGTTGTTTTCCCTCAGTCCTCTGAAACGCTAAAGGCTTGGGTTGCTGAAGCGGGAGGGTACAAGGTCACAGGCCTTCAACCAGCAAGACGAAGGCAATTAACATCTGAGGGGCCTGTGCTGGGCAGTCCACATATGCATTTAATTGTTACCATCACCCTGCTGGGAGGCACGAAAGATCCACCTGGCAGACGacgcggggtggggggctgggtaCACAACTCGCCCAAAACCACCCAGGCTAGCGAGTCGCACGCTGGACTCCCAAACGTGGGCGCTTCCGGCCCTGCCCAGACTCGTGAGACTTGCCAGTCCCGGAGAGAGGAGCAGTCTAGCGGGCAGACAATGTAAACCCCCACCCCGGCAGGCGGCAGGGGCCGGAGCCGCCAGGGCTCGGCCGCCGCGGGCTGCGCGCGGTGCGATCCTGAAGCGCGCCCGCtccacacccccatccccccatcctcCCAGCCCGGGTGCCCTGCGCTGCGCAGGCGGCGGCCTCCGCCTTTCGATCCGCGATTCTGGAGCTGCGGGCCTCACTGTTCCCTCCAGCCTGGGGCGCGGCGGCAGAGGAGCTGGGACGGCCGGGCGCGGGGCTAGGGGCGCCCTCGGGCTCCCTCgggctcccttccctccctctcaccctccccccgcatggaggggcggggcggggcggggcgactCACGCCGCTAGCTCTGCAGGCGGCACGCGGCCCGGCGGCTCTGCTCCGCGCTCTTTCCCCGGCAGTCGCGGCCGGACGCGCGGAGCCGGTTACCGCACGGACCGGACGACCTCTGCTTCGTCATTTCCTGCCGGCCCGGCGGCTTCCGGATGGAACGAGGAGCCAGGTctttcccccccccgccccccccgcccccctctcaGTGTGCGAACCGGAGGGACGCCGCGACGGCCCCGGTGACGCCCCCCGGGCGCGTGAGTGCAGCCCGGCTCCCTTCCCCGGCCTCGCGGCGCGGcgctggccccgcccccggcccctccccgcgACCCTGGGCGGCGACCCCGGCGGTGGGTCCGGCCGCCGTCGCCTGGAGTCCACGTGGGTCTGGCCGCGCTGCGTCCGAGCGCGCGGGGAGAGGGGACGGGTCCTCCCGAGAGCGCGAGcagcctccagccccacctcGGCGCGCCCGGGCGGCGTCTCGGCGTGGGAGGTGGGAGTGTGCATTGGCCCCGGGTCGAGATTAAGCTGGGAACGCGAAGATTTTCCTTTTTCGTAATGAGGGCATagggttatttttaatatttgcttagGAAAGCACGTGCTGTCACTGGCTTTGCATTTTCCCTGTCATAATAAATGATGCGTGGCCGAGGCTATTGAAGTGTTCTAAAAACTGGATGTGCCCAGGATGCTGTAGTCTTGTCAGTTTAAGTGACTtttggatatttaaaatttttgtaaggACTTGCAAGATTCTAGCATGAGACAAGTAATGAATTTATGTAGGATTTCAGCATGAGTATTGAAGTAATCAGATTTCAGTGGTTGGCACAGCCTTGCAAATAAATGGCCACTTGTCCACGTGTTTGAGGTCTTAACTATTCATTTTGAGCGAGTTCTCTAGGATCAGCTGACTGCTGATTATAATTCATACTAGGCCATGTAGAGGCTGTATCCTTAATTGATAAGCAGAGATTAGAGGTAACGTTTAACATCCTACCCCTTAGCCAGCTTTCTCTGCTGCTTTGTGGATCATTCTGTTAAAATTAAACTCACCTCTGTCTGGATGAAGAGCATTGCTTGGTACATAACATAAAAGCTTTATTTCTAGTAGTAACACATATtcgtttatatatattatatatacataatcacGTGCATAAATTTGTAACTGTTTAGTATGATTACAGAGTTGGAAAATTAGGAACGATAATAATGTGCAATGTTGAGTACTGATTGCTTGCCAGGCCTTTGCCAAATGGTCTAcatgctttatctcatttaatcttccggATAACTTTTTGCATAAACATAGGTTGCTTAGAAATACTTGAGTACACGAGTTTGATTTGAACGTGTCCAAATGCGGAATATGTACATTAattgcttctgtttctgttttttgtaaaATAAGGGTGTGGGCAATATAAAATGACTCATAGAGTAATTTAATGTGTTTTTCAAGTTGGAAGAAGGCTTTGCATTTGCACAGAACTGCAATTAGTCCCTTTATTGGGGTATTCAATAGTTTCCAAAGCCCTGTGTCTCTTTATCAGAGTTCCCATTACATGTCATTGTCACCCAATGAACAGGCTATGCTTGGATGTTGGAAAAAAGTAAATGTTGGGAAAGCCTTGATGGTCCCTTCTGAAAGGTGCCCTTTTTCCATATATAATTTCTAAGCAACATTCCTAATTAAGGGTTAACGAATGACAGTCAAACAGGAATGTGATTTTCCAGTACCAaaccaaggaaataaaaaactgGGTTGGCTGTTACTTTGTTGATGAGTCTAACTTTCATGGGTATGTAGATGTTGAGAATGTTAAGTAATCTACGTTGTAGGGGTTCTACCTTACTTTTCAGTTTGCCTTTACATGTCTTAAACATATTTGAGTCCAGTACTTTGTGCATGAAGAAGTTAAGTTTTTGACTGGATTTAATTGAGTAGTTTTGACTTCCTTAATCAAGAAGTTTATTCTGTGTTTCCAAAGGTACAATGTAATAATTTATGTAGGCGTAACAATGACGAGAATGATGGTGGGATCCAGCAGTTTGCATCTTGGGAGAGTAGGATTGGGTGAGAGGCCTGCAGAGGATGAGCGAAGCGCTTGGAAATGTGTCATATTTGTGATTAGAGCGTATTGGACTTAACGCATCTTCAGATAGTGGTCCATCATCGCAGAAGAAAGGAGTGAGAATGCTTTGCCAGTCGGTATTTATAAGAGGGTTCCTTTACCTGAAGGCGTTCTCTTCTGGGAGGAGATGAGTGGACGGATGTAGGAAGAAAAAGATGCATGTGTTAACACTTCCACCCATCGTGACTAACTGACTCCTGCCAACACATGCATCTTCAGGCACTTTTCTAGTAGATATTTGATATCTGTGGGCAGCCACTAgtagaagaagaagggaaaagggcGGGAGGAGACAAAGCACAGGGCTTTAATGAATAGGCTTTCATTTGGGCAAGATTGAGCAGCTGGGCCTCCGCAGCCTCTATTACGAAAACTGTTCCAGTAAtactgtgtgtgtctgtaaatctcttatatgttatttgtatcCAGAAATATGGAGAATATCTCTTTAATGTGCTTCATAAACAATGGAAGATATTTAGAATACAGTACATGAAAAGTTATTAATTTCTGTATGTTTGCCATTGTTGGAAGCCGGAGTGACTGTAATGCCAGCATTGGCTCCTGTTCACGAGACATTTAAGGGATATTGTGTTTCATCGGGTTGGAGGACAGGCCCTTCCTCCTTACTTCAGAACTTGGCTCTCACGTGGAGTGAGTGCCCTTTTAGGTCCCAGGGTGCAGGGGCCGTTTCTGGGTCCCTCATGGCCGTATTCCAAGAGCCAAGGACAGAGGCCGGCCTACGGAAGGTGTGcagtaaatatctgtggaatgagCAGATATGCTGGAATCCTCTCTCTGTTCCCACCTGTCGTGGAAATCCAAGTCACCTCTAGGGGCAGGgccactgcaggcttgccctCTCCAGAGTCCCAGCTCACAGTGAGCCCTTTGAATGGTAGCTGTTTAAACCACATACTTTGGCATTTAATCATTTATGGCTTTATATTGTTGCATGACCATTTCCTGTGTTTTGTTTCCCCACCCAAAATACAGGCTACTCG is drawn from Lagenorhynchus albirostris chromosome 21, mLagAlb1.1, whole genome shotgun sequence and contains these coding sequences:
- the SMIM19 gene encoding small integral membrane protein 19; this translates as MPGGYGVMGDEGSIDYSVHEAWNEATNVYLVVILVSFGLFMYAKRNKRRIMRIFSVPPPTDTVSEPNFYDTISKIRLRQQLEMYSISRKYDYQQPQSQADSVQLSLE